One Ammoniphilus sp. CFH 90114 genomic window carries:
- a CDS encoding sensor histidine kinase: MTYSQLKWFTILLPTIIIGGFEYIRHDFLLDYISMEEGNLYITILTFVLSYIFATWMFNKIKEMNQKIVGEQSRRAVYEEQERLARELHDNIAQGLFFLKVKLKQGDLGEARMAVNEIDNNLRQAIFNLRTLPDESITFTHRLGKWLGEWCDVTGIEISKKVGIPQGYFTTGEEVQLFGIIQEAFTNIRKHARANHAEIHLKTGPEGWFLVIADDGKGMNYTAPQKNHFGLSMIQERANKLGATLVLESPPQGGTKLTITVKKDGK; encoded by the coding sequence ATGACTTATAGCCAATTAAAATGGTTTACGATACTTCTTCCTACGATTATTATCGGAGGGTTTGAATATATTCGCCATGACTTTCTTCTTGATTATATATCTATGGAGGAAGGGAACCTCTATATTACCATTCTTACTTTTGTACTTTCTTATATTTTTGCTACATGGATGTTCAATAAAATTAAGGAAATGAATCAAAAAATCGTCGGGGAACAATCGAGAAGAGCAGTTTATGAAGAACAGGAACGGTTAGCTAGAGAGCTGCATGATAATATTGCACAAGGATTGTTCTTTCTAAAGGTGAAGCTCAAGCAAGGAGACTTAGGTGAAGCGCGGATGGCGGTCAATGAGATCGATAATAACCTTAGACAGGCGATTTTTAATCTTAGGACTTTACCGGATGAATCCATTACGTTTACTCATCGCTTGGGAAAGTGGTTGGGTGAATGGTGTGATGTAACGGGAATTGAAATTAGTAAAAAAGTGGGCATCCCCCAAGGTTACTTTACCACCGGGGAAGAGGTTCAACTGTTTGGTATTATCCAAGAGGCGTTCACCAATATTCGAAAGCATGCGAGAGCAAACCACGCAGAAATTCACTTGAAAACAGGACCAGAAGGATGGTTCTTAGTTATTGCGGATGACGGTAAGGGAATGAATTATACAGCCCCACAGAAGAACCATTTCGGATTGTCTATGATTCAGGAGCGTGCCAATAAGCTAGGGGCAACCCTAGTATTGGAGAGCCCCCCACAGGGTGGAACGAAGCTTACGATTACAGTGAAAAAGGATGGGAAGTAA
- a CDS encoding cytochrome c biogenesis CcdA family protein, producing MNMMLAFGAGILSFVSPCILPLIPSYLAMITGISASDWQKGKPQGRENLLRIAVFVGGLILPLVLLGMSASTVGQWLSTYQKLLTQLLGLIVVIFGFHLLGWLRITWFNREYRLNSLFNGKRSTWSIGLMGVAFGLGWTPCIGPMLSSILVLASQTQTMWEGGLLLLAYGLGLGLPFLFIGLLSQMAMEWLSRLKKYMQWLSWGSGLLLVIIGCLLIFGKFHYLSFM from the coding sequence ATGAATATGATGTTAGCTTTTGGTGCAGGTATTCTGTCCTTTGTGTCTCCTTGCATCCTACCTCTCATACCTAGCTATCTTGCTATGATTACAGGAATTTCGGCATCTGATTGGCAGAAAGGCAAGCCTCAGGGAAGAGAGAACCTTCTTCGTATTGCCGTGTTTGTAGGCGGGTTAATCCTGCCGCTTGTGTTGCTAGGGATGTCAGCTTCCACAGTAGGTCAATGGTTATCTACTTATCAGAAGCTGTTAACTCAGTTGTTAGGTTTAATTGTTGTTATCTTTGGATTTCATCTATTAGGCTGGCTTCGCATTACTTGGTTTAATAGAGAGTACCGTTTGAACTCTTTATTTAATGGGAAACGAAGCACATGGAGTATTGGGCTTATGGGTGTAGCGTTCGGCTTAGGATGGACGCCTTGTATCGGCCCGATGTTAAGTTCAATCCTAGTCCTTGCGAGTCAAACCCAGACCATGTGGGAGGGAGGACTTCTATTGCTAGCTTATGGTCTAGGTTTAGGTCTTCCTTTCTTGTTCATTGGGCTGCTTAGTCAGATGGCGATGGAATGGCTATCACGCTTAAAAAAGTATATGCAATGGCTCTCTTGGGGTAGTGGTTTATTGCTTGTGATCATTGGATGTTTGTTGATATTTGGGAAGTTCCATTATTTATCATTTATGTAG
- a CDS encoding FixH family protein, producing the protein MRKVWISLVAVVVLLMTACSQGQGTKLNDIEVSFNGAQAVVPTGQKTLYTVELKDKDGKAIDVEKVYLYMNMNMMNHPTEGTMKRVNPGTYQLELPLAMAGEWYAHVTITEAGVERKVEGFTQQADGDKHMELMKGYHADEQK; encoded by the coding sequence ATGAGAAAAGTTTGGATTAGCCTTGTTGCTGTAGTGGTCTTACTTATGACGGCTTGTTCGCAAGGGCAAGGGACAAAACTCAATGATATAGAGGTAAGTTTTAACGGAGCTCAAGCAGTCGTTCCAACGGGGCAGAAGACTCTCTATACTGTAGAACTTAAGGATAAAGATGGGAAGGCCATCGATGTTGAAAAAGTGTATTTGTATATGAATATGAACATGATGAATCATCCAACAGAAGGAACGATGAAAAGAGTGAATCCAGGAACCTACCAATTAGAGTTGCCATTAGCCATGGCTGGGGAATGGTATGCTCATGTGACGATAACCGAAGCAGGCGTGGAGAGAAAAGTGGAAGGGTTCACTCAGCAGGCAGATGGTGATAAGCATATGGAGTTAATGAAAGGATACCATGCGGACGAACAGAAGTAG
- a CDS encoding dynamin family protein, with product MSVESLLERLEEGQIQLAKGALKQRLEELQARFTKAEDRGNAAKMGELLEKWDTGEFVLAFCGHFSAGKSTMINTLMGKEILPSSPIPTSANVVKVKSGEVKAIAYLKNKAPVTFNYVEELDKLKELCKDGDEVVTVEIYHPNDFLINGATLLDTPGIDSTDAAHKVATESAMHLADVVVYMMDYNHVQSEINFQFTKTLKEKGKTLYLVINQIDKHFDLELDFSAFRQSVEDSFKQWGVEPDGIYYTTLKVPDHSENQIEEMHDRLYSLFLQKDQVLQESVLRSALDLVGEHEQFIQGKSQAKKTEWEAIVGVANAKETEDSYQELKTKLDLTLSAPKELKNKLMKELQGVIDNANITPYSMRDLAAKYLESCQPGFKVGFLFTAGKTQQEKEARLTAFHQEVEEQTKANLQWHVKELLYRLPKEAGLSVPEDLMQRIDSLEVSITTELLSSKIKEGARLTGDAVLNYTKDLADDIKARYRRLAIEIIDDLIVLSEKEAKIEEQKLKEEGQAVLKVKEAFEAIRELECKEQGYIQELKESLLLEGDTIHPSTHAEEKASSQPAARRSWKDKQVPTLVKKEKVDTLVLSENNKVATSPFKQDYKSKLVSTAARLRKAANLVESLKGQALAAKNMVQRADRLEQNLFTVALFGAFSAGKSSFANAMMGDMILPVSPNPTTATINKILPPNGKFPHGTVRVKIKSEQDMTKDVLHSLAIFRIQASSIEEAVSKIDRINIDEILPTAKPHYSFLAAVKRGLTAMEGQYDQEVLVGMDEFKELVAQEDKACFVEWIELYYSCPLTDQGISLVDTPGADSINARHTGVAFDYIKNADAVLFVTYYNHAFSHADREFLQQLGRVKDTFEMDKMFFLVNAADLARSKDELQGVVQHVKDNLLTCGIRNPRLYPVSSQTALLARMLGEGKLSDSAERVYRERTQSAERLMPPAEALAFSGFEAFEQDFIRFTIEELTEVAIQSALGEMNRSSATLRSFIESAKEGEEVKTRKRSQYLEAKDKDESTVSSFNYDREKGSVEKEVEELLFYVKQRLFYGFNDWYSLSFNPAVIKEEKGRDNKAILQQCFDEMIRNIVFSLGQELRATSLRLEKTLNQLTSQIIEDMQKELQAVLEIPYQSYSLAVPEFPEDLDYDGSSIRKILSQFKSHKQFFEQGGRDKMRESLEEWASEPVTTYLQQCGSKMKQYYHDQFEENTVEKKKQLLEQLEEHYAGLFSALEDKVDIDYLESVFQELEILQSN from the coding sequence ATGAGTGTAGAGAGCTTATTGGAACGATTGGAAGAAGGGCAAATCCAACTAGCTAAGGGAGCCCTGAAGCAACGTCTTGAAGAACTTCAGGCAAGGTTTACCAAAGCGGAGGACCGAGGCAATGCAGCAAAGATGGGCGAGTTATTGGAGAAATGGGACACAGGGGAGTTTGTCTTAGCTTTCTGCGGCCACTTCTCGGCAGGGAAGTCAACGATGATCAACACCCTCATGGGTAAGGAAATCTTACCGTCTAGTCCCATTCCTACGAGTGCAAATGTGGTGAAGGTTAAATCAGGAGAAGTTAAGGCTATTGCCTATTTGAAAAACAAGGCTCCAGTTACCTTTAACTATGTTGAAGAGCTCGACAAGCTAAAGGAGTTATGTAAGGACGGAGACGAAGTCGTAACCGTAGAAATTTACCATCCCAATGATTTTCTCATCAATGGGGCTACCCTATTAGACACCCCGGGAATTGACTCGACGGATGCGGCTCATAAAGTGGCGACTGAATCGGCTATGCACCTGGCGGATGTTGTGGTGTATATGATGGACTATAACCATGTCCAATCGGAGATCAACTTTCAATTTACAAAGACACTGAAGGAAAAAGGAAAGACGCTTTATCTGGTCATTAACCAAATTGATAAGCACTTTGACCTAGAGCTGGATTTCTCCGCTTTTCGACAGAGTGTAGAGGATTCGTTCAAGCAATGGGGAGTGGAGCCAGACGGCATCTACTATACTACGCTGAAGGTCCCAGATCATTCAGAGAACCAAATTGAAGAGATGCACGATAGGTTGTATTCTCTTTTCTTACAAAAGGATCAAGTTCTCCAGGAAAGTGTGCTACGTTCGGCATTAGATCTTGTTGGCGAGCATGAGCAGTTTATCCAAGGAAAAAGCCAGGCCAAAAAAACAGAATGGGAAGCAATTGTAGGGGTAGCCAATGCGAAAGAGACGGAAGATTCCTACCAAGAGCTGAAGACAAAGTTAGATCTGACGTTAAGTGCACCAAAGGAATTAAAGAATAAGCTCATGAAGGAATTACAAGGGGTTATCGATAATGCCAACATCACGCCTTACTCTATGCGTGATTTAGCTGCGAAGTACTTAGAAAGTTGCCAACCAGGTTTTAAGGTCGGTTTCTTATTCACAGCGGGTAAGACGCAACAAGAAAAAGAGGCACGACTGACCGCTTTTCATCAAGAGGTTGAAGAACAAACGAAAGCCAATTTGCAATGGCATGTGAAGGAGCTTTTATATCGCTTGCCGAAGGAAGCTGGTTTATCCGTTCCAGAAGACCTGATGCAGAGAATAGATAGCTTAGAAGTCTCCATTACTACAGAGCTTCTTTCTTCAAAGATTAAAGAAGGAGCTAGACTAACCGGAGATGCCGTTCTCAATTATACGAAAGACTTAGCTGATGACATTAAAGCAAGGTATCGTCGCTTAGCAATAGAAATCATTGATGACCTTATTGTCCTTTCCGAAAAAGAAGCGAAGATAGAAGAACAAAAACTTAAAGAGGAAGGGCAAGCTGTTCTAAAGGTGAAGGAAGCTTTTGAAGCCATTCGAGAACTCGAATGCAAAGAGCAAGGTTATATACAAGAGTTGAAGGAGAGTCTCCTGTTAGAGGGCGACACCATTCATCCATCCACCCATGCAGAAGAAAAGGCAAGCAGCCAACCTGCAGCTCGCAGATCCTGGAAAGATAAACAAGTGCCTACTCTTGTGAAGAAAGAAAAGGTGGATACTCTTGTATTGTCGGAGAACAACAAGGTCGCTACCTCACCTTTTAAGCAGGACTACAAATCTAAGCTGGTATCCACTGCCGCGAGGCTTCGCAAAGCAGCCAACCTTGTAGAAAGTCTTAAGGGGCAGGCTCTCGCTGCCAAGAATATGGTACAGCGTGCCGATCGACTAGAGCAAAACTTATTTACAGTAGCTTTGTTTGGAGCGTTTAGTGCAGGGAAATCTTCTTTTGCCAATGCTATGATGGGGGATATGATATTGCCCGTCTCACCGAATCCGACAACAGCCACGATCAATAAGATATTGCCGCCTAATGGTAAGTTCCCGCATGGAACTGTCCGCGTCAAGATCAAGAGTGAGCAAGATATGACGAAAGACGTGTTGCATTCTCTGGCGATCTTCCGGATTCAAGCGAGCTCCATTGAAGAAGCTGTGTCTAAGATTGATCGCATCAATATAGATGAGATTCTGCCTACAGCTAAACCGCATTATTCCTTTTTAGCGGCTGTTAAGAGGGGTCTTACTGCCATGGAAGGTCAATATGATCAAGAGGTTCTAGTTGGAATGGACGAATTTAAGGAATTGGTTGCGCAAGAGGACAAAGCTTGTTTTGTAGAGTGGATTGAGCTCTACTATTCTTGCCCTTTAACGGATCAAGGAATTTCCCTTGTAGATACCCCTGGAGCTGATTCCATCAATGCACGCCATACGGGGGTTGCTTTTGATTATATCAAGAATGCTGATGCGGTGTTATTTGTGACTTACTATAATCATGCTTTCTCCCACGCAGACCGAGAGTTCCTACAGCAGCTCGGAAGAGTCAAAGATACTTTTGAGATGGATAAGATGTTCTTCTTAGTGAATGCTGCCGATCTGGCCCGTTCTAAGGACGAATTGCAAGGGGTAGTTCAGCACGTAAAAGATAACCTCCTTACATGCGGGATTCGCAACCCGCGATTATATCCTGTTTCAAGCCAGACGGCACTTCTTGCCAGAATGCTAGGGGAAGGTAAGTTGTCGGATTCCGCGGAGAGAGTCTACAGGGAGAGAACGCAATCGGCCGAACGCCTTATGCCCCCGGCGGAAGCCCTTGCTTTCTCCGGATTCGAAGCCTTTGAGCAAGACTTTATTCGTTTTACGATTGAGGAGCTAACCGAAGTTGCCATTCAATCGGCGTTAGGAGAGATGAACCGTTCAAGTGCGACTCTTCGTTCATTTATTGAGTCAGCCAAAGAAGGGGAAGAAGTGAAGACGCGTAAAAGGTCACAGTATCTCGAGGCCAAAGATAAGGATGAAAGTACGGTAAGTTCCTTTAATTATGACCGGGAAAAAGGATCAGTGGAGAAGGAAGTTGAGGAACTGCTCTTCTATGTTAAACAGCGTTTGTTCTATGGATTTAATGATTGGTACAGCTTATCCTTTAATCCAGCCGTCATCAAGGAAGAAAAGGGAAGAGATAATAAGGCTATCCTGCAGCAATGTTTTGACGAGATGATCCGCAATATCGTTTTTTCTTTGGGCCAGGAACTTCGGGCAACTTCTTTACGCTTAGAGAAAACATTAAATCAATTAACTTCTCAGATCATAGAGGACATGCAAAAAGAACTTCAAGCTGTGTTAGAAATCCCATATCAGTCTTATTCATTAGCTGTACCTGAATTCCCAGAAGATCTGGATTACGATGGTTCATCTATTCGCAAGATTCTTTCACAATTTAAATCTCATAAGCAATTTTTCGAACAGGGAGGCAGGGATAAGATGCGAGAGAGCCTAGAGGAATGGGCTTCAGAACCTGTCACCACTTACTTGCAACAGTGTGGATCCAAAATGAAGCAATACTACCACGATCAGTTTGAGGAAAACACGGTGGAAAAGAAAAAGCAGCTCTTAGAGCAGCTAGAGGAACACTATGCAGGACTGTTTAGTGCTTTAGAGGACAAAGTGGATATCGATTACTTGGAGTCGGTTTTTCAGGAGCTCGAAATTTTACAGTCCAATTAA
- a CDS encoding response regulator transcription factor, whose amino-acid sequence MENTYRVLIADDHPLARKAIKSLLASDSSFLLVGEAIDGEEAYSQCKELQPDLVLMDIHMPGMNGLEATRLIKQSFPKIKVVILSVSDDIADLFTAIQFGAQGYLLKNMDPDDWITYLHALIDGTADVSRELAGRLFYQFREGDIPDQPSPDTLTPREREILMHVAAGETNRELAEKLHISENTVKNHMKNLLKKLYLDNRVQLASYAVKHGLSLKK is encoded by the coding sequence ATGGAGAATACCTATCGTGTTCTTATTGCAGATGATCATCCATTGGCAAGAAAAGCGATTAAGAGTTTATTAGCTAGTGATTCTTCATTTTTACTAGTGGGTGAGGCCATCGACGGAGAGGAGGCTTATTCTCAGTGCAAGGAGTTACAGCCTGATCTCGTCCTGATGGATATTCATATGCCAGGGATGAATGGATTAGAAGCTACTCGACTGATCAAGCAAAGCTTTCCTAAAATAAAAGTAGTGATCCTCAGTGTTTCGGATGATATTGCGGACTTGTTTACAGCGATTCAATTTGGTGCCCAGGGTTACCTATTGAAGAATATGGATCCTGATGATTGGATCACGTATCTTCATGCTTTGATTGATGGAACGGCTGATGTATCCAGAGAGCTAGCTGGACGGTTATTCTATCAATTTAGAGAAGGGGACATCCCTGATCAACCCAGTCCAGACACCCTTACACCAAGAGAGCGGGAAATCTTGATGCATGTAGCTGCAGGAGAAACGAACCGAGAGCTAGCGGAGAAGCTGCACATCTCAGAAAATACGGTAAAGAATCATATGAAGAATCTCTTAAAAAAACTTTACTTGGACAACCGTGTTCAATTGGCTTCCTATGCGGTGAAACACGGGTTAAGTTTGAAGAAATAG
- a CDS encoding TIGR03943 family protein, with protein MISFSQQLLRAIILLSFSGLIFMLHHTGEMSKYINMKYSGLSKIASLIFLFLFFIQIKNLWLGEKREDHECHDGCTHDHGDPTKWNVRTGVSYAIILLPLLTGFLFPAKTLDAAMAAKKGVLITPIKPTPIKDQPSVHEELPASPIEEVHHASNQNNLSYLDEIYEETVNEVMEMNEIKLEGKKFAAYADSIFLYPEKFKGKSIEMTGFVYKEEQMKEDELVVARFLITHCVADASVVGLLAQMEDAPILTQDSWIKVRGVIDTATYGEFEMPVIKVNKWQTVERPSDPYIYP; from the coding sequence ATGATTTCATTTTCTCAACAACTGTTAAGAGCGATCATTCTACTTAGTTTTTCAGGTCTTATCTTCATGCTCCACCATACAGGGGAGATGAGTAAATATATCAATATGAAATATTCAGGCTTAAGTAAAATCGCTTCTCTAATCTTTCTCTTTCTTTTTTTTATCCAGATAAAGAACTTGTGGTTGGGAGAAAAGAGGGAGGATCATGAGTGTCATGACGGATGCACTCATGATCACGGAGACCCAACAAAGTGGAATGTTCGAACAGGAGTAAGTTACGCAATTATTCTTTTGCCTCTACTCACAGGATTTCTCTTTCCAGCGAAGACGCTTGATGCAGCAATGGCGGCCAAAAAGGGGGTCTTAATTACACCTATAAAACCAACTCCCATTAAAGACCAACCTTCGGTTCATGAGGAATTGCCTGCTTCACCAATCGAAGAGGTGCATCATGCATCAAACCAGAACAATCTCTCCTACTTAGATGAGATTTATGAGGAAACGGTCAATGAAGTTATGGAGATGAATGAAATCAAACTAGAGGGAAAAAAATTTGCTGCTTATGCAGATTCTATTTTTCTATATCCAGAAAAGTTTAAAGGTAAATCCATTGAAATGACCGGCTTTGTCTATAAAGAGGAACAAATGAAAGAAGACGAGCTGGTTGTAGCCCGATTTCTTATCACGCACTGTGTGGCTGACGCAAGCGTAGTAGGCTTGCTTGCACAAATGGAGGATGCCCCTATCTTGACGCAAGACTCCTGGATAAAAGTGCGAGGGGTGATTGATACAGCAACTTATGGAGAATTTGAGATGCCGGTAATTAAAGTAAACAAATGGCAGACTGTAGAGCGACCAAGCGATCCTTACATTTATCCTTAA
- the splB gene encoding spore photoproduct lyase, translating to MATLTLERKTQHVNKPFEPDVVFFEPQALEYPLGKELMNRFKGSNTPIQMTTSHNQVRGIQGESGSPEWYRNAKRTLVVGVKRSLKFEPSKPSAEYAIPLATGCMAHCHYCYLNTNVGTKPYIRVYVNLEEIYGQAEKYMRERAPEITRFEAACTSDPVGIEHITGSLKRTIEYFGQQELGRLRFVTKFANVDSLLDAKHNGHTRFRFSINADYVIRNFEPATSSFLDRIEAAKKVAEAGYPLGFIAAPLYRFDGWKEGYEDLFELLARALPSSATKDLTFELIQHRFTKVAKNLILARYPKTKLEMDETKRQYKWGKYGRGKYVYKKDEAAELQMHLERLVHSYFPQAEISYFT from the coding sequence ATGGCGACACTAACCCTAGAAAGAAAAACCCAGCATGTAAACAAGCCTTTTGAGCCAGATGTCGTCTTCTTTGAGCCTCAAGCTCTTGAGTATCCGTTGGGTAAGGAGCTCATGAATCGGTTTAAAGGATCGAATACCCCGATCCAGATGACGACTTCCCATAACCAAGTCCGAGGAATTCAAGGAGAATCGGGTTCACCGGAATGGTATCGAAACGCGAAACGGACACTAGTTGTGGGAGTAAAAAGATCCCTGAAATTTGAACCCTCCAAGCCATCAGCAGAATACGCTATACCGCTAGCTACGGGTTGTATGGCTCATTGCCATTATTGCTATTTGAACACGAATGTAGGAACCAAACCCTACATCCGAGTGTATGTGAATCTAGAGGAAATCTACGGGCAAGCAGAAAAATATATGAGAGAACGTGCTCCCGAAATCACCCGATTCGAAGCCGCATGTACCTCAGATCCGGTAGGGATTGAACATATTACAGGGTCATTAAAAAGAACGATCGAGTATTTTGGTCAACAGGAATTAGGACGTCTACGATTTGTTACTAAATTTGCCAATGTAGACTCCTTGCTCGACGCGAAACACAATGGTCATACTCGATTTCGTTTTAGTATTAATGCCGATTATGTGATTCGAAATTTTGAACCTGCTACCTCTTCTTTCTTGGATCGAATCGAAGCCGCTAAGAAGGTGGCTGAAGCAGGATATCCGTTAGGCTTTATTGCCGCCCCTCTCTATCGGTTTGACGGATGGAAAGAAGGGTACGAAGATCTTTTTGAACTACTGGCTCGTGCCTTGCCTTCATCAGCTACAAAAGACTTAACGTTTGAACTGATTCAACATCGGTTTACTAAGGTTGCTAAAAATCTGATCTTAGCACGTTATCCAAAAACCAAATTAGAAATGGACGAAACCAAACGCCAATATAAATGGGGAAAGTACGGACGAGGAAAGTACGTGTATAAGAAGGATGAAGCAGCTGAACTTCAGATGCATCTAGAAAGGCTCGTCCATTCCTATTTTCCTCAAGCTGAAATTAGTTATTTCACTTAA
- a CDS encoding BrxA/BrxB family bacilliredoxin yields MMSFDAYMNQMKQMVQPMRDELVQAGFSELTTPEEVEKFFSEQKGTALLVVNSVCGCAAGIARPAVIHSLQGDKKPDHLVTVFAGQDKEATAEARKHIEGFPPSSPSVALFKDGKLVHFIERHQIEGYDAGSIVANLQGAFDKYCG; encoded by the coding sequence ATGATGTCTTTTGATGCATATATGAATCAGATGAAGCAGATGGTTCAACCTATGAGGGATGAACTTGTACAAGCGGGTTTTTCCGAATTAACTACACCAGAGGAAGTAGAGAAATTCTTCTCTGAACAGAAAGGAACCGCTCTTCTTGTCGTTAACTCTGTTTGCGGTTGTGCGGCAGGGATCGCTCGTCCTGCGGTTATTCATTCTCTTCAAGGTGATAAGAAGCCGGATCATTTGGTTACTGTTTTTGCTGGTCAAGATAAAGAAGCTACAGCTGAAGCACGCAAGCACATCGAAGGATTCCCGCCATCCTCTCCATCCGTTGCTTTGTTCAAGGATGGTAAATTAGTCCATTTCATCGAGCGTCATCAGATTGAAGGATATGATGCAGGATCGATCGTTGCTAATCTTCAAGGGGCTTTTGACAAGTATTGCGGATAG
- a CDS encoding M1 family metallopeptidase: protein MQRWILMWISMYLLTGCGTGVSQEHEQELKQTPLPPPQPQPPHYEHRLMFEPEGRILQGETSIEAWNRSEKATDEVYVQLFLGAFEKDDKKPPVLPKSFSRAYPHGIQLGRIDIQEVLINGEPASFQREKAILQLDLPESWGISEPLSIDMLWTSQLPMVHHRLGMQEKAVWFGNVLPILAVYDGEWHANQYEAVGDPFYSEAGSYEVEITTPEEYQVVMTGEETEQIIQGKKVTTSSVSQARDFVFAVSPDHQVQSITSDGGKQIHLHYRLTAPGARELVLKRAKEMLDYMEQRVGIYPYTQLDIYENEMFITGMEYPGLVFVRSDRLNDPRGIETVVHEIAHQWFYNIVGNDPLREPWLDEGFATYFADEFLHQSRLTKYYAEEGSYLKSKFPQTKILPVEDYQDWSSYWRGNYRKSSLMIFALRQELGDEAFSRFIKEYTEHFQFKIVKGDEFQSFVQQYTSKDLKPFFQEWLP from the coding sequence ATGCAAAGATGGATTCTAATGTGGATTTCCATGTACCTCTTAACCGGCTGTGGGACAGGGGTATCCCAAGAACACGAACAGGAGCTCAAACAGACACCGCTTCCTCCTCCCCAACCCCAACCTCCTCACTACGAGCATCGGCTCATGTTTGAACCCGAGGGGCGAATCCTGCAGGGGGAGACTAGTATTGAGGCGTGGAACCGCAGTGAGAAAGCTACAGATGAGGTTTATGTGCAGTTATTTCTTGGGGCATTTGAGAAAGATGACAAGAAACCACCTGTTCTTCCGAAATCTTTTTCCCGCGCCTATCCTCATGGAATCCAACTTGGACGAATCGATATACAGGAAGTGCTGATTAACGGAGAGCCTGCTTCCTTTCAACGTGAGAAAGCCATCCTTCAATTAGATCTTCCTGAGTCCTGGGGGATAAGTGAACCTTTATCCATCGATATGTTATGGACATCTCAACTACCGATGGTCCATCATCGTTTAGGTATGCAAGAAAAGGCGGTATGGTTTGGAAACGTACTCCCCATCTTAGCTGTCTATGATGGAGAATGGCATGCTAATCAATATGAAGCGGTAGGGGATCCTTTCTATAGTGAGGCAGGCAGTTACGAGGTCGAAATCACCACCCCAGAAGAGTACCAGGTAGTGATGACAGGTGAGGAGACAGAACAAATCATACAAGGTAAAAAAGTAACAACCTCGAGCGTCTCACAAGCCCGTGATTTTGTATTTGCTGTTAGCCCGGACCATCAGGTTCAAAGTATTACCTCGGATGGGGGAAAACAGATTCATCTTCACTATCGCCTTACTGCGCCCGGAGCAAGAGAGCTGGTCCTCAAGCGTGCTAAAGAGATGCTTGATTATATGGAACAGCGGGTTGGGATCTATCCATATACTCAACTTGATATCTATGAGAATGAAATGTTCATTACAGGAATGGAGTATCCGGGGTTGGTCTTTGTTCGATCGGATCGTTTGAATGATCCAAGAGGAATAGAAACGGTTGTTCATGAAATCGCCCATCAATGGTTCTATAACATCGTAGGAAATGATCCATTACGTGAACCTTGGTTAGATGAAGGATTCGCCACTTATTTTGCAGATGAGTTCCTTCATCAGAGCCGTTTAACGAAGTATTATGCTGAAGAAGGAAGTTACCTAAAAAGTAAGTTTCCCCAAACCAAAATACTTCCCGTTGAGGATTATCAGGATTGGTCGTCTTACTGGCGTGGCAACTATAGAAAAAGCAGCCTCATGATCTTCGCTCTACGCCAGGAATTGGGAGACGAAGCATTTAGCCGCTTCATTAAGGAATATACCGAGCATTTTCAGTTTAAGATTGTTAAGGGTGATGAATTTCAGTCTTTTGTCCAGCAATACACATCAAAAGATCTTAAACCCTTCTTCCAAGAGTGGCTGCCATAA
- a CDS encoding TlpA disulfide reductase family protein: MRKNILSLIPLVLLVGLVGFIVFSTLAEEETLIITSLEQGQEMDLKQYIGKGKTILHFVAVPCDCCSFTIPYIKQFQQEHPDFHIVTIVFSGKEKEIREKFKEYNVHHPWGVDLDKRLANQYRVLGSPTFVFFNEKGDHIGSFPFVITSAQDLLDQYQKAESQVKR; encoded by the coding sequence ATGAGGAAGAATATTCTTTCTTTGATTCCCCTGGTATTGTTAGTTGGATTAGTTGGGTTTATCGTATTCTCTACTCTGGCAGAAGAAGAAACTTTAATTATTACCTCCCTCGAACAAGGGCAAGAGATGGACTTAAAGCAATATATCGGAAAAGGAAAGACGATTTTGCACTTTGTAGCGGTTCCCTGTGACTGTTGTTCCTTTACGATTCCTTATATCAAGCAGTTTCAGCAAGAACATCCTGACTTTCATATTGTGACCATTGTGTTTAGTGGTAAAGAAAAGGAAATTAGAGAAAAGTTTAAAGAATATAATGTACACCATCCATGGGGAGTAGATTTAGACAAGCGGTTAGCCAATCAATATCGAGTGTTAGGTTCGCCTACGTTTGTGTTTTTTAATGAGAAAGGCGATCATATCGGAAGCTTTCCCTTTGTCATCACTAGTGCACAAGATCTTCTTGATCAATATCAAAAAGCAGAAAGTCAAGTGAAACGATGA